The following proteins are encoded in a genomic region of Oryctolagus cuniculus chromosome 6, mOryCun1.1, whole genome shotgun sequence:
- the LOC127488837 gene encoding olfactory receptor 2M2-like codes for MENRNETLMADFILLGLFPQMKYVSVLIHIIILVYLVSFTGNLMLLLLIWMDLKLHTPMYFLLSQLSVVDQALISTTVPKMAINFFSGRKNITRLACGTQLFFFFALGGAECILLTFMAYDRYVAVCNPLRYAVFMNHAVCLQMAVVSWIGGILAFTAHTSYTMSLPTCGSREIHHFYCEMPGIMKISCADTSTYELVVFVMGIAFLVIPFRLIMSSYTLIFLSVLRMKSPQGRNKALATCSSNLLVVSLYLGPCVFMSMTPGSSHTPEQEQAVSVFCTVLTPMLNPLIYSLRNKDVVGAFQRVVGKHLISEQKT; via the coding sequence ATGGAGAACAGAAATGAGACATTAATGGCAGATTTTATTCTCTTGGGACTCTTCCCCCAAATGAAATATGTCAGTGTCCTCATCCACATTATCATCTTGGTTTACCTGGTTTCATTTACTGGGAACCTCATGCTGCTCCTCCTGATATGGATGGACCTGAAGCTCCATACCCCAATGTACTTTCTCCTCAGCCAGCTTTCTGTTGTAGACCAGGCCCTCATTAGCACCACTGTTCCAAAGATGGCAATAAACTTTTTCTCTGGAAGGAAGAACATCACACGTCTTGCTTGTGGAACccagttatttttcttctttgctctTGGGGGTGCTGAGTGCATCTTGTTGACTTTCATGGCCTATGACCGTTACGTAGCTGTCTGTAACCCCCTGAGATATGCAGTATTTATGAACCATGCAGTCTGTTTACAAATGGCTGTGGTGTCCTGGATAGGGGGAATTCTAGCTTTCACAGCTCATACTTCTTACACCATGAGTCTGCCAACGTGTGGCTCCAGAGAGATCCACCATTTCTACTGTGAGATGCCAGGGATCATGAAGATCTCATGCGCAGACACTTCCACCTATGAACTGGTGGTCTTTGTGATGGGCATTGCATTTCTAGTTATCCCCTTTAGACTCATTATGTCTTCTTACACCCTCATCTTCCTCAGTGTCCTTCGTATGAAATCCCCCCAAGGTAGGAACAAGGCCTTGGCTACGTGCTCCTCCAATCTTCTAGTGGTGAGTCTTTACTTAGGACCGTGTGTTTTCATGTCTATGACACCGGGTTCATCCCACACCCCTGAGCAGGAGCAGGCTGTATCTGTATTCTGCACTGTCCTCACACCCATGCTAAACCCCcttatctacagcctgaggaacaaggATGTGGTAGGGGCTTTTCAGAGAGTTGTGGGGAAACATTTGATCTCTGAACAGAAGACATAA